Proteins encoded by one window of Cannabis sativa cultivar Pink pepper isolate KNU-18-1 chromosome 4, ASM2916894v1, whole genome shotgun sequence:
- the LOC115713282 gene encoding uncharacterized protein LOC115713282, producing the protein MKNPSAAHIDKIISAEIPDINVDPDGYNAVKKFMIHGPCGKLNTKSPCIRVEKKNILLGNRYVVPYHRNLIVKFDAHINVELCNYSRSIKYLFKYVHKGSDKTTATVQSIDNTEGIDEIKTYLDCRYISATEACWRIFQFDIHYRKPSVERLPFHLLGEHTVIFGEDKCPENVLGTPGVDKTKFTEWLETNKNNEDARELTYSDFPTCWVWNSKDKIWTRRKQGIAIGRIYFAHPSTGERFYMRMMLNFVKGCTSYESIRTVNGVTYSTFKGACYALGLLDDDKEWIDCLTEATLWATGNELRHLFVTILINCQVSDVTKLWKSNYTTLSEDITALQRKRFKMKDLQLNDQQVEAYTLFEIELIAKLRSESKIVLPVATSGIAALLLPNGRTAHSRFHIPLEVTAESTCEIRHGTLLAELLMQTSLIIWDEAPMANKYCFEALDKTLRDILRTRYENSTTKPFGGLTIICGGDFR; encoded by the exons ATGAAAAATCCTTCAGCAGCACatattgataaaataataagtgCAGAAATTCCAGACATCAATGTTGACCCTGATGGCTATAATGCAGTAAAAAAGTTTATGATTCATGGACCATGTGGAAAGCTCAATACAAAGTCTCCAT GTATTCGTGTTGAGAAAAAGAATATCTTATTAGGTAATCGTTATGTTGTCCCTTACCATAGAAATTTAATAGTCAAATTCGATGCACATATTAATGTTGAGCTTTGCAATTACTCAAGAtccataaaatatctttttaagtATGTCCATAAAGGGTCTGATAAAACAACTGCAACAGTGCAATCAATCGACAACACCGAAGGGATAGACGAGATTAAAACATATCTTGATTGCAGATACATCTCAGCAACTGAAGCTTGCTGGAGAATCTTCCAATTCGACATACATTATCGAAAGCCATCAGTTGAAAGATTGCCATTCCATTTACTTGGAGAGCATACAGTGATATTCGGAGAAGATAAGTGCCCTGAAAATGTTCTTGGCACACCTGGAGTAGACAAAACAAAGTTTACTGAATGGTTAGAGACAAACAAGAATAACGAGGATGCTCGGGAGCTAACTTATTCTGATTTCCCTACATGTTGGGTTTGGAATTCGAAAGATAAAATATGGACAAGAAGAAAACAAGGTATTGCAATTGGAAGAATATACTTTGCACACCCTTCAACAGGAGAACGCTTCTACATGAGAATGATGCTAAATTTTGTGAAAGGATGCACTTCTTACGAAAGTATCAGAACAGTGAACGGAGTCACATATTCTACTTTCAAAGGTGCATGTTATGCTCTCGGATTATTAGATGATGATAAAGAATGGATTGATTGCTTGACTGAAGCTACACTTTGGGCCACTGGAAATGAATTAAGGCATCTTTTTGTAACAATCCTCATTAATTGTCAGGTTTCTGATGTCACAAAACTTTGGAAATCAAACTACACCACATTGTCAGAAGACATTACTGCATTACAAAGAAAAAGATTCAAGATGAAGGATCTTCAGCTAAATGATCAACAAGTTGAAGCATACACATTGTTTGAAATTGAAT TAATTGCAAAGCTCAGATCAGAATCAAAGATAGTCTTGCCTGTTGCAACTTCAGGCATAGCAGCCTTATTATTGCCTAATGGCAGGACCGCTCATTCACGATTTCATATTCCCTTGGAGGTTACAGCTGAGTCAACATGTGAAATTCGACATGGCACCCTACTAGCTGAACTCTTGATGCAGACTTCTTTGATCATTTGGGATGAAGCACCAATGGCAAATAAGTATTGCTTTGAGGCTTTAGATAAGACCTTAAGAGATATTCTAAGAACAAGGTATGAGAATAGCACTACCAAACCTTTTGGAGGACTTACAATAATATGCGGCGGAGATTTTCGGTAA